Proteins from a genomic interval of uncultured Desulfuromusa sp.:
- a CDS encoding universal stress protein, producing MLPNIKKILYATGMGAGAPHVFRYALTMAKKHDAEIVAVSVVETLSEFAQNLLAPYMPAEQREEIHKQAQESSREKLRERINQLCTKECGNDEQCLKRLIDIRIEEGAPAQTILEVAKDINPDLIIMGAHRHTALADAILGTTTRKVLHSSAIPVLVVRIPEGFHEEGF from the coding sequence ATGCTTCCCAATATTAAAAAAATTCTTTATGCCACTGGAATGGGTGCAGGAGCCCCGCATGTGTTTCGCTATGCTTTGACAATGGCCAAAAAACATGACGCTGAGATCGTTGCCGTCTCAGTTGTTGAGACTCTATCTGAGTTTGCCCAGAACCTTCTCGCTCCTTACATGCCGGCGGAGCAAAGAGAGGAAATTCATAAACAGGCGCAGGAAAGCTCAAGAGAAAAACTTCGGGAGCGGATCAATCAACTCTGCACCAAAGAATGCGGAAATGACGAGCAATGCTTAAAACGACTCATTGACATTCGCATCGAAGAAGGGGCACCGGCACAAACCATTCTGGAGGTCGCCAAAGACATCAATCCCGACCTGATTATCATGGGCGCACACCGGCACACGGCACTCGCAGATGCGATACTGGGGACAACAACACGCAAGGTGCTGCATAGTTCGGCAATACCGGTATTGGTCGTGCGCATCCCTGAAGGATTCCACGAAGAAGGATTTTAG
- a CDS encoding TRAP transporter large permease subunit yields the protein MSVEVLTILMFLTLMASIAMGHPLAITLAAVATFYGLVDNGFNLPALLGLFANNAWGIFLNYTLVAIPLFIFMAQILDRSKVSEGLFDALYTVLGGLRGGLGMAVIVVSTVFAATTGIVGASVVAMGLMAGPALLRRGYDKALSAGIICSSGTLGILIPPSIMLVVYGGLTGQKETSVGNLFAAAIFPGLLLSCMYLLYVGIRCYLNPKLGPPIPAEDRTASALQKFSMTMKNFVPPFGLILTVMGTILAGIATPTEAAALGCVGALVLALVTRKLNWKVITDACVSTARTTAMIMALFIGGKFFSVVFLSMGGGDVVADVLLGMDVSPYVVFAIMMAVVFFMGMFIDWAAILLVVVPIFTPIAMDLEFNPLWFAMMICINLQTSFLTPPFGYSLFYFKGVAPPEYSMGDVYRGILPFVMIQICALATMIFFPQIITYLPDLFFGR from the coding sequence ATGAGCGTAGAAGTTTTAACCATACTTATGTTCCTGACCCTGATGGCCTCTATCGCCATGGGTCATCCCCTGGCAATCACCCTTGCCGCAGTTGCAACTTTTTACGGCTTAGTTGACAACGGCTTTAACCTGCCTGCCCTGCTGGGTCTGTTTGCCAACAATGCCTGGGGAATCTTCCTTAATTACACTTTGGTTGCCATTCCACTGTTTATTTTTATGGCCCAAATTCTTGATCGTTCCAAGGTCTCTGAAGGTCTTTTTGATGCCTTATATACTGTCCTTGGTGGGCTGCGCGGAGGCCTGGGGATGGCGGTTATCGTCGTTTCAACAGTCTTTGCTGCAACAACCGGAATCGTTGGAGCGTCCGTTGTGGCTATGGGCCTGATGGCCGGTCCGGCGTTATTGCGGCGCGGCTACGACAAAGCCCTCTCAGCCGGTATCATCTGTTCATCAGGCACCCTGGGCATCTTGATCCCTCCATCAATTATGCTCGTTGTTTATGGTGGTTTAACAGGTCAAAAAGAAACCTCCGTCGGCAACCTGTTTGCGGCAGCGATCTTCCCGGGCTTGCTGTTATCCTGTATGTACCTGCTCTACGTCGGCATACGCTGCTACCTTAATCCCAAGCTTGGACCACCAATACCGGCAGAAGACCGTACTGCAAGTGCTCTACAAAAGTTTTCCATGACGATGAAAAACTTTGTCCCTCCGTTCGGCTTGATTCTCACCGTCATGGGAACCATTTTGGCTGGGATCGCCACACCGACAGAAGCTGCAGCTTTAGGCTGTGTAGGAGCACTTGTGCTCGCCCTTGTGACCCGAAAACTAAACTGGAAAGTCATCACTGATGCTTGTGTTTCTACTGCGCGAACAACAGCCATGATCATGGCTCTGTTCATCGGCGGGAAATTCTTTTCTGTTGTTTTTCTGAGCATGGGTGGCGGAGATGTCGTTGCTGATGTCTTATTGGGAATGGATGTCAGTCCCTACGTTGTTTTTGCCATTATGATGGCTGTCGTTTTCTTTATGGGAATGTTCATTGACTGGGCAGCAATCCTGCTGGTTGTCGTCCCGATTTTCACTCCGATCGCAATGGACCTGGAATTTAATCCCCTCTGGTTTGCCATGATGATTTGTATCAATCTGCAAACATCATTCCTGACCCCTCCATTCGGCTATTCACTGTTTTACTTCAAGGGGGTGGCGCCACCGGAGTACAGTATGGGCGATGTTTATCGGGGCATTCTACCTTTTGTTATGATTCAGATTTGTGCGCTGGCAACGATGATATTCTTTCCGCAGATTATTACTTATCTGCCGGATCTTTTCTTTGGTCGTTAA